The Rattus rattus isolate New Zealand chromosome X, Rrattus_CSIRO_v1, whole genome shotgun sequence genome has a window encoding:
- the LOC116889217 gene encoding BTB/POZ domain-containing protein KCTD12-like has product MAMPEKSSCVKPTEECSSFPEIIELNVGGQVYITRYPTLISIPGSRLWEMFSVKNPCSLIQDNKGRFFIDRDGFLFRYVLDYMRDMQVVLPDHFPECGRLHREAEYFKLPELAKMLALKMNKLNSIGNDSCQIDLDELSPSIDTTYNFSSTNSIHISGPDNPVVLTAAPGSELKKAGFITIGYRGSYTLGRDSQTDAKFRRVARIMVCGKISLAKEVFGDTLNESRDPDRPPERYTSRYYLKFTFLEQAFDKLADAGFHMVACNSTGTCTVTHDQTDDRIWTSYTEYVFYRE; this is encoded by the coding sequence ATGGCCATGCCAGAAAAGTCAAGTTGTGTCAAACCGACTGAGGAGTGCAGCAGTTTTCCTGAGATTATTGAACTCAATGTAGGTGGCCAGGTGTACATAACTCGCTATCCTACTTTGATCAGCATTCCTGGTTCCCGGCTCTGGGAAATGTTCAGTGTAAAGAACCCTTGCTCACTGATCCAGGACAACAAAGGGAGATTCTTCATAGATCGAGATGGTTTTCTCTTTCGCTATGTCCTAGACTACATGAGAGACATGCAAGTAGTCCTCCCAGATCACTTTCCAGAGTGTGGCCGACTCCATAGAGAAGCAGAATACTTTAAGCTGCCAGAACTAGCCAAGATGTTGGCTCTTAAAATGAACAAGCTCAACTCAATTGGCAATGACTCATGTCAGATTGATCTAGATGAGCTCTCACCCAGCATTGACACCACGTACAATTTCTCTTCAACTAATAGCATTCATATTAGTGGCCCTGATAATCCTGTGGTCCTGACAGCTGCCCCTGGTTCTGAGCTCAAGAAGGCTGGCTTCATCACTATTGGCTATCGAGGTTCCTATACTCTGGGCAGGGACAGCCAAACAGATGCCAAATTCCGCCGTGTGGCCAGAATCATGGTATGTGGTAAGATCTCATTAGCCAAAGAAGTGTTTGGAGACACTCTGAATGAGAGCAGAGACCCAGACCGCCCTCCGGAGCGATATACTTCTCGATATTACCTCAAATTCACGTTCTTGGAACAAGCCTTTGACAAACTAGCTGATGCTGGCTTCCACATGGTAGCATGCAACTCCACTGGCACCTGCACTGTCACACATGACCAAACAGATGACAGGATCTGGACCTCTTACACTGAATATGTTTTCTATCGTGAGTGA